One stretch of Arcobacter sp. LA11 DNA includes these proteins:
- a CDS encoding metal/formaldehyde-sensitive transcriptional repressor, which translates to MAYCCDVERKKLTNRVARISGQIKSIENKLKDEKYNLEEDPYEMVRQLTAVKGAVNGMITSYIEHFAKGHFIEKVQSGDSIQAQAEVENFLEIIKVFGK; encoded by the coding sequence ATGGCATATTGTTGTGATGTAGAAAGAAAAAAACTTACAAATAGAGTAGCTAGAATATCTGGACAGATTAAATCTATTGAGAATAAATTAAAAGATGAAAAATATAATTTAGAAGAAGACCCTTATGAAATGGTTCGACAATTAACAGCTGTTAAAGGTGCTGTAAATGGGATGATTACTTCATATATTGAGCATTTTGCAAAAGGACATTTTATTGAAAAGGTTCAATCGGGTGATTCTATACAAGCTCAAGCAGAAGTAGAAAACTTTTTAGAGATTATAAAAGTCTTTGGAAAATAG
- a CDS encoding response regulator: MADRNLNILNNFNVLYLEDDKSLLTHTKDILDDFVSNVYAVNTSKEAFEVLQKEKVDVIISDILLENENGIDFLRSIKEKNHLNIPTILTTAHTDTKYLLDAIKLKVENYIVKPINVKELLNTLHDILLPIIQTQEIQKHSNVIKTISAITDSKQVEVIKYIIGNLDKEDHLIASYGDIMNDISISKPTLIKLFKELAEKKILTKIAHKTYKFNENSLETI; the protein is encoded by the coding sequence ATGGCTGATAGAAATTTAAATATACTAAATAACTTTAATGTTCTTTATCTAGAAGATGATAAATCACTTTTAACACATACAAAAGATATCTTAGATGATTTTGTGTCAAATGTTTACGCAGTAAATACATCAAAAGAAGCTTTTGAAGTTCTTCAAAAAGAAAAAGTAGATGTAATCATTTCTGACATACTTCTAGAAAATGAAAATGGAATTGATTTTTTAAGATCAATAAAAGAAAAAAATCATTTAAATATACCTACAATACTAACTACTGCACATACAGATACTAAATATTTATTAGATGCAATTAAATTAAAAGTTGAAAACTATATAGTAAAACCTATCAATGTAAAAGAACTATTAAATACTTTACATGATATTTTACTTCCAATCATACAAACACAAGAAATACAAAAACATTCAAATGTAATAAAAACTATTTCAGCAATAACAGATAGTAAACAAGTAGAAGTTATAAAATATATAATAGGAAACTTAGATAAAGAAGACCATCTCATAGCATCTTATGGCGATATTATGAATGATATATCAATTTCAAAACCTACACTTATAAAACTATTTAAAGAACTTGCAGAGAAAAAAATCTTAACAAAAATTGCACATAAAACATATAAATTTAACGAAAATTCTCTAGAAACTATTTAA
- a CDS encoding GPR1/FUN34/YaaH family transporter — protein MNEEIHNRINDTQIVDTTSNPAPLGLCAFGMTTVLLNIHNIGFTELDSMILGMGIFFGGFGQILAGLMEFKKNNTFGTTAFTAYGVFWLTLVTLIILPKMGVIEHPSQIAMGFYLTIWGLFTLMLFIGTFRISKALQFVFGSLTVLFFLLALGDFTGNPIFTQIAGYEGIICGLIAIYTGLAQVLNELYYKEVFPLGIVKN, from the coding sequence ATGAACGAAGAAATTCACAACAGAATTAATGACACGCAAATTGTAGATACAACATCTAACCCAGCCCCACTTGGATTGTGTGCTTTTGGTATGACAACAGTATTATTAAATATCCACAATATCGGTTTTACAGAACTTGATAGTATGATTTTAGGAATGGGTATATTTTTTGGAGGATTTGGACAAATCTTAGCTGGACTAATGGAATTTAAGAAAAATAATACCTTTGGAACAACGGCATTTACAGCATATGGAGTTTTTTGGCTTACTCTTGTAACATTAATTATATTGCCTAAAATGGGAGTAATTGAACATCCATCACAAATTGCTATGGGATTTTATCTTACAATTTGGGGATTGTTTACATTAATGCTTTTTATTGGAACTTTTAGAATAAGTAAAGCATTACAATTTGTATTTGGTTCATTAACTGTTTTATTTTTTCTCTTAGCCCTTGGAGACTTTACAGGAAATCCTATCTTCACTCAAATTGCCGGATATGAAGGTATTATTTGTGGACTTATAGCTATTTATACAGGATTAGCACAAGTTTTAAATGAATTATATTATAAAGAAGTATTTCCTTTAGGAATTGTAAAAAACTAA
- a CDS encoding sensor histidine kinase has protein sequence MKIKNIFLYFDNLPFSYKTSFLISIITGGMISIILLSQISIYILKNDFDILFEKRTKPIIKLENIKDTYQINIYDTLYDIQQQNITIEQSKDILSLGQQLINKNWKDYKKSTIESTYKTSIISTIINDFFSINYEINNTILQENIVGNINKKIEELHRSINKIVKLLQRDKFEEAIILIDRIYFEINSVNIYITNLTNYDLNLAITEKRETQKVFSTLTTILNFSIVFVFLFSIILSVIVINNFRKLHFGLEDAVNEKTKELQELNEYLAIKIEKEVANSRKKDLIMFQQSKLASLGEMLQNIAHQWRQPLGSLMMIIQSFQTKMELGKLSYTFVEQKVSDALLLSQNMSSTLDDFQNFFSPNKDKTNFKIKDCVEHSIELSKYLLEKENIKLNLVVIDDLEIYGFYNELSHVILNIISNSKDALKNKEENKLIKIVIKKHRNKARINIYDNGGGIEKNIIPQVFEPYYTTKYKSAGTGVGLYMSKQIIEKHMHGIIKCKNVFNKMDNINLEFGALFIIDIPFEEKVIDG, from the coding sequence ATGAAAATTAAAAATATTTTTTTATACTTTGATAACTTACCTTTTTCATATAAGACTTCTTTTCTTATATCTATTATAACAGGAGGTATGATATCTATTATTCTTCTTTCACAAATATCAATTTACATACTAAAAAATGATTTTGATATTTTATTTGAAAAAAGAACAAAACCTATTATCAAACTAGAAAATATTAAAGATACTTATCAAATTAATATTTATGATACATTATACGATATACAACAACAAAATATTACTATTGAACAATCAAAAGATATTCTTTCTTTAGGACAACAACTTATAAATAAAAACTGGAAGGATTATAAGAAAAGTACAATTGAGAGTACTTATAAAACCTCAATAATATCAACAATAATAAATGATTTTTTTAGTATAAATTATGAAATAAATAATACAATTTTACAAGAAAACATAGTAGGAAATATAAATAAAAAGATAGAAGAACTTCATAGAAGTATTAATAAAATTGTAAAACTACTTCAAAGAGATAAATTTGAAGAAGCGATAATTTTAATTGATAGAATATATTTTGAGATCAATTCTGTCAATATTTATATTACAAACCTTACAAACTATGATTTAAATCTAGCAATCACTGAAAAAAGAGAAACGCAAAAAGTATTTAGTACATTAACAACGATTTTAAACTTTTCTATAGTATTTGTATTTTTATTCTCTATTATACTTTCTGTTATAGTTATAAATAACTTTAGAAAATTACATTTTGGACTAGAAGATGCTGTTAATGAAAAAACAAAAGAACTGCAAGAACTAAACGAATACTTAGCAATTAAAATCGAAAAAGAAGTTGCAAACTCTAGAAAAAAAGATTTAATCATGTTCCAGCAGTCTAAACTTGCAAGTTTAGGAGAAATGCTTCAAAATATTGCCCACCAATGGAGACAACCTTTAGGTTCATTGATGATGATTATTCAATCTTTTCAAACAAAAATGGAACTTGGCAAACTATCATATACTTTTGTAGAACAGAAAGTTAGCGATGCTTTACTTTTATCCCAAAATATGTCAAGTACACTTGATGATTTTCAAAACTTTTTTAGTCCAAATAAAGATAAAACAAATTTCAAAATAAAAGATTGTGTTGAACATTCAATTGAATTATCAAAATACTTACTTGAAAAAGAGAATATAAAGTTAAATCTTGTAGTAATTGATGATTTGGAAATATATGGTTTTTATAATGAACTTTCCCATGTGATATTAAATATTATTTCCAATTCAAAAGATGCTTTAAAAAATAAAGAAGAGAATAAATTAATAAAAATTGTTATTAAAAAGCATAGAAATAAGGCACGTATAAATATCTATGACAATGGAGGAGGTATTGAAAAAAATATTATTCCACAAGTTTTCGAACCATACTACACAACAAAATACAAAAGTGCAGGAACTGGTGTAGGATTGTATATGTCTAAGCAGATTATTGAAAAACATATGCACGGTATAATAAAATGTAAGAATGTTTTCAATAAAATGGATAATATCAATTTAGAATTTGGTGCACTTTTTATAATTGATATTCCATTTGAAGAAAAGGTAATTGATGGCTGA
- a CDS encoding ABC transporter permease: MLQSKSLNVSLLFLGIAFVSFLFSDFSISTQEPFLELKNFAFSIVKMDVTTIPSLLPALFMTISIAVVAMFFSVIIGFFLAIFFENFFLRVTLAFTRAIHELFWALIFLQIFGLNTLTALLAIILPYSAILAKVYAEILQEHDTFPKELKGKSLISYYIYTKIPDALPHLVAYTFYRFECALRSTAILGFVGITTLGYYLSSSFMQGYYNEVWLLLILFYIVIATIRYWLNKYSVSFVLLASFFYLDDFGNISVENFIRFVTSDIVPYPIRADKGLEATIEWFSKIFSNEIVPGVFNTILLTQISLVLTAFLALLAFPLISKKFVTNKFLRGISHVLLVVLRSTPEYILAYLFLQIFGPSMLPAALALMLHNGAIISFLMGQQVNELTLRLDVTKKKNELYLFEVLPRIYSQVLAFLFYRWEIIMRESAILGILGVATLGFFIDSAIADFRLDKMMLLLVVTAILNIVIDIISRKSRNYLKVEQSITSCGCDLK, from the coding sequence ATGCTACAAAGTAAAAGTTTAAATGTAAGCTTACTTTTTCTTGGTATTGCTTTTGTCTCTTTTTTATTTTCAGATTTTTCAATCTCTACACAAGAGCCTTTTTTAGAGTTAAAAAACTTTGCTTTTTCAATTGTAAAAATGGATGTTACAACTATTCCTTCATTGCTTCCAGCACTTTTTATGACTATTTCGATTGCCGTTGTTGCAATGTTTTTCTCTGTAATTATAGGTTTCTTTCTTGCAATATTTTTTGAAAACTTTTTTTTAAGAGTTACTCTAGCTTTTACTAGAGCTATACATGAACTGTTTTGGGCATTAATTTTTTTACAAATTTTTGGTTTAAATACCCTTACTGCTCTTTTGGCAATTATATTACCTTATAGTGCAATTTTAGCAAAAGTGTATGCTGAAATACTCCAAGAACACGATACATTTCCAAAAGAGTTAAAAGGAAAGTCCCTTATTTCGTATTACATTTACACAAAAATTCCTGATGCTTTACCTCATTTAGTAGCATATACTTTCTATAGGTTTGAATGTGCTTTAAGGTCAACTGCAATTTTAGGCTTTGTAGGTATTACTACTTTAGGTTATTATCTTTCTTCTTCATTTATGCAAGGCTATTATAATGAAGTATGGCTTTTATTAATTCTATTTTACATAGTAATTGCAACAATAAGATACTGGCTAAATAAATATAGTGTTAGTTTTGTCCTACTTGCTTCCTTTTTTTATTTAGATGATTTTGGAAATATTAGTGTTGAAAATTTTATTAGATTTGTTACAAGCGATATAGTCCCTTATCCAATAAGAGCAGATAAAGGATTGGAAGCAACTATTGAATGGTTTTCTAAAATCTTCTCAAATGAAATAGTTCCTGGGGTTTTTAATACAATCTTACTAACTCAGATTTCACTTGTATTAACGGCTTTCTTAGCTCTTTTAGCTTTTCCTCTAATTTCAAAAAAGTTTGTAACTAATAAATTTTTAAGAGGTATATCTCATGTACTATTAGTAGTTCTTAGGTCTACTCCTGAATACATATTAGCTTATTTATTTTTACAAATTTTTGGACCGTCTATGTTACCTGCAGCTTTAGCTTTAATGCTTCATAATGGCGCAATTATAAGCTTTTTAATGGGTCAACAAGTAAATGAATTAACCTTACGTTTAGATGTAACAAAAAAGAAAAACGAGTTATATTTATTTGAAGTATTACCTAGAATCTATTCTCAAGTTTTAGCTTTCTTATTTTATAGATGGGAAATAATTATGAGAGAATCAGCAATCTTAGGAATACTAGGTGTTGCTACTTTAGGATTTTTCATAGATTCTGCAATAGCTGATTTTAGACTTGATAAAATGATGTTATTATTAGTAGTAACTGCAATATTAAATATAGTAATTGATATAATTTCTAGAAAAAGTAGAAACTATCTAAAAGTAGAACAGTCTATTACTTCTTGTGGATGTGATTTGAAATAG
- the aceE gene encoding pyruvate dehydrogenase (acetyl-transferring), homodimeric type, producing the protein MQNLDDTNPLETQEWLEALDDIIKAEGSHRAHYIIEKLIDKARRNGSHIPHSANTAYLNTIPVNQEPKMPGNLDIERKIRSIIRWNAAMLIQRASNKDLQLGGHIASFQSSATLYDVGFNHFFKGQEDESGGDLIFYQGHISPGIYARSFVEGRISEEQMNNFRQEAFSDGLSSYPHPKLMPTYWQFPTVSMGLGPVQAIYQARFLKYLTNRGIKDCSKQKVYCFLGDGETDEPESLGAIGMAARERLDNLIFIINCNLQRLDGPVRGNGKIIQELEGQFRGAGWDVTKVIWGRRWDPLLAKDKSGKLLEAMEETVDGEYQNFSQKGGAYTREKFFNKNEELKKMVENLSDSEIWRLNRGGHDTIKVYAAYDHATKVEGRPAVILAKTVKGYGLGAAGEGKNIAHNVKKVDIESLRLFRDRFDIPISDDDLEKYPFYRPSDDSEEIKYIKSRRESLGGFLPKRREVFTKPLVIPKLEAFEQVLKGSDDREVSTTMMYLRILNVLIKDKNIGKRIVPIVPDEARTFGMEGMFRQIGIYSLVGQKYIPQDRDQVAYYKEDTKGQVLQEGINELGAMGSWIAAGTSYSVNDSPMIPFYIYYSMFGFQRTADMCWAAGDANARGFLIGGTSGRTTLNGEGLQHQDGHSHIIANTIPNCVSYDPTYGYELAVIIQNGIERMYGEKQENIFYYITTLNENYKHHGMQKGVDEGILKGIYKLETIKAKDDYSIKLLGSGSILEQVRKASKILEEEYDISSEVYSVTSYNELAREGKELNRQNLLNPKKEEKRAYVDEVLGSSEDNIIISTTDYMKSYSEQISPYVKGTFHSLGTDGFGRSDSRENLREFFEVDSSFIVFTTISILVKKGKIPHDVLDSVIEKYSIDTSKVNPEKI; encoded by the coding sequence ATGCAGAATCTAGATGATACAAACCCCTTAGAAACCCAAGAATGGCTTGAAGCTTTAGATGATATTATAAAAGCTGAAGGAAGCCATAGAGCTCATTATATAATTGAAAAACTTATAGATAAAGCTAGACGAAATGGTTCTCATATTCCTCATAGTGCAAATACAGCTTATTTAAATACAATTCCTGTAAATCAAGAACCAAAGATGCCTGGAAATTTGGATATTGAAAGAAAAATACGTTCTATTATTAGATGGAATGCTGCAATGCTTATCCAAAGAGCTTCAAATAAAGACTTACAATTAGGTGGACATATTGCTTCTTTTCAATCTAGTGCTACTTTATATGATGTAGGGTTTAATCACTTTTTTAAAGGTCAAGAGGATGAATCTGGTGGTGATTTAATCTTTTACCAAGGTCATATTTCTCCGGGTATTTATGCCCGTTCTTTTGTTGAAGGAAGAATAAGTGAAGAGCAGATGAATAACTTTAGACAAGAAGCTTTTTCTGATGGTTTATCTTCATACCCTCATCCAAAACTTATGCCAACATATTGGCAGTTTCCTACAGTGTCAATGGGACTGGGGCCTGTTCAAGCTATTTATCAAGCAAGATTTTTAAAATACTTAACAAATAGAGGAATAAAAGATTGTAGTAAACAAAAAGTTTACTGCTTCTTAGGTGATGGGGAAACAGATGAACCAGAGTCTTTAGGTGCTATAGGTATGGCAGCAAGAGAAAGACTTGATAATCTAATTTTTATTATAAATTGTAACCTACAAAGACTAGATGGCCCTGTAAGAGGAAATGGAAAAATAATTCAAGAACTAGAAGGACAATTTAGAGGTGCAGGTTGGGATGTTACTAAAGTTATCTGGGGTAGAAGATGGGATCCATTATTAGCTAAAGATAAATCAGGAAAACTTTTAGAAGCTATGGAAGAGACTGTAGATGGTGAATATCAAAACTTTAGTCAAAAAGGTGGAGCATATACGAGAGAAAAGTTTTTTAATAAAAATGAAGAACTTAAGAAAATGGTAGAAAATCTAAGTGATAGTGAAATATGGAGATTAAATAGAGGTGGACATGATACTATAAAAGTTTATGCAGCATATGACCATGCTACAAAAGTAGAAGGAAGACCAGCTGTTATTTTAGCTAAGACTGTAAAAGGATATGGATTAGGCGCAGCAGGTGAGGGTAAAAACATTGCTCACAATGTTAAGAAAGTAGATATTGAATCACTTAGATTATTTAGGGATAGATTTGATATTCCTATATCTGATGATGACTTAGAAAAATATCCTTTCTATAGACCATCTGATGACTCTGAAGAGATTAAATATATAAAAAGTAGACGAGAGTCTTTAGGTGGGTTTTTACCAAAAAGAAGAGAAGTATTTACAAAACCTTTAGTAATTCCAAAACTAGAAGCATTTGAACAGGTATTAAAAGGTAGTGATGATAGGGAAGTCTCTACAACTATGATGTATCTTAGAATTTTAAATGTTTTAATAAAAGATAAAAATATTGGGAAAAGAATTGTTCCAATTGTACCTGATGAAGCTAGAACATTTGGTATGGAAGGTATGTTTAGACAAATTGGTATTTATTCATTAGTTGGTCAAAAATATATTCCTCAAGATAGAGACCAAGTAGCATATTATAAAGAAGATACAAAGGGTCAAGTATTACAAGAGGGTATAAATGAACTTGGTGCTATGGGCTCTTGGATTGCTGCTGGAACTTCATACTCTGTAAATGATTCTCCAATGATTCCTTTTTATATATATTACTCTATGTTTGGGTTCCAACGAACAGCTGATATGTGTTGGGCTGCAGGTGATGCAAATGCAAGAGGATTTTTAATAGGTGGAACATCTGGAAGAACTACTTTAAATGGAGAAGGTTTACAACATCAAGATGGGCACTCTCATATAATAGCAAATACAATACCAAATTGTGTTTCTTATGACCCTACATATGGCTATGAATTAGCAGTGATAATTCAAAATGGTATTGAAAGAATGTATGGAGAAAAACAAGAAAATATCTTTTATTATATTACAACTTTAAATGAAAACTATAAACATCATGGGATGCAAAAAGGAGTTGATGAAGGTATATTAAAAGGGATATATAAACTTGAGACCATAAAAGCAAAAGATGATTACAGTATAAAACTTCTAGGTTCTGGTTCTATATTAGAGCAAGTTAGAAAGGCTTCTAAAATATTAGAAGAAGAATATGATATATCATCAGAAGTTTATTCTGTAACTTCATATAATGAACTAGCGCGTGAAGGAAAAGAATTAAACAGACAAAATCTTTTAAATCCTAAGAAGGAAGAAAAAAGAGCTTATGTAGATGAAGTATTAGGAAGTAGTGAGGATAATATAATTATATCTACTACAGATTATATGAAATCTTATTCTGAACAAATCTCACCATATGTAAAAGGTACGTTTCACTCTTTAGGAACAGATGGATTTGGACGTTCTGATAGTAGGGAAAATTTAAGAGAGTTCTTTGAGGTAGATTCATCTTTTATTGTTTTTACAACAATATCAATACTAGTTAAAAAAGGAAAGATACCTCATGATGTTTTAGATAGTGTTATTGAAAAGTATAGTATTGATACTAGTAAAGTAAATCCTGAAAAAATATAA
- a CDS encoding VOC family protein, with product MNNHEKINYLELPSKDIAKTKEFFTKVFDWAFEDFGDEYTAFNDGTINGGFFKSTLNCSMQNGSALIVFYSANLEETQSKIEKGGGKIINEIFSFPGGRRFHFSDPNGNEYAVWSELGI from the coding sequence ATGAATAACCATGAAAAAATAAATTATTTGGAATTGCCTTCAAAAGATATAGCTAAAACAAAAGAATTTTTTACAAAAGTTTTTGATTGGGCTTTTGAAGATTTTGGTGATGAGTATACCGCTTTTAATGATGGAACAATAAATGGAGGTTTTTTTAAATCTACACTAAACTGTTCTATGCAAAATGGAAGTGCTTTGATTGTTTTTTATAGCGCAAATTTAGAAGAAACACAAAGTAAAATAGAAAAGGGTGGTGGAAAGATTATAAATGAAATTTTTTCTTTTCCTGGAGGTAGAAGGTTTCATTTTTCAGATCCAAATGGAAATGAATACGCAGTTTGGTCTGAATTAGGTATTTAA
- a CDS encoding serine hydrolase, with the protein MKIYTLNYKILIKIVLFLGILFSSKISAHDIKNQTFNNIDKYVKNIQKEANIPNISIGIIKDNNLIYKKSYSKNKAISPSSLFYIGSLTKSFTALAIMQLVEDKKINLDDSIRKHLPWFKIKDAKSIKNITIRTLLNQTSGFSTFEGLKNFDNWDSSDFALEKTIRDLKDISLVSEPSTTFHYSNINYQILGLIIEKVSKLTYEQYIEKNIFNKLNMKNSFTSLKDIDKTNIVQGHRLWFGQAVKSNFPFSKILLPAGYIISDIKDMSKYLIAQLNNGKYKKEQVFSSSIIKQIQTPSFTIVKDKIHYSFGWFVDTSEEPYLNHLGGAPGYTSMMIIYPKEKLGLIVLTNATSYTLNNKELNGLAGGIIDIIKNKKIKSNEFDIISISAYIILSILLILQLYLFNHFIKNNKNNSKSKVILLLVFDIIIIILLYFIFPRIYDLTFSTFLMFVPDIGYLILGSIVLATLDFITKISFFIVTISNHIHKK; encoded by the coding sequence ATAAAAATATATACATTAAATTATAAAATATTAATAAAAATCGTCCTATTTTTAGGAATTCTTTTCTCTTCAAAAATTAGTGCTCATGATATCAAAAATCAAACTTTTAATAATATTGATAAATATGTTAAAAACATACAAAAAGAAGCTAATATTCCAAACATATCAATTGGTATTATAAAAGATAATAATTTAATTTATAAAAAAAGCTATTCAAAAAACAAAGCTATCTCTCCTTCCTCATTATTCTATATTGGATCTTTAACTAAATCATTTACTGCTTTAGCTATTATGCAATTAGTAGAAGATAAAAAAATCAATTTGGATGACTCAATCAGAAAACACCTCCCTTGGTTTAAAATAAAAGATGCAAAAAGTATAAAGAATATCACAATAAGAACACTGTTAAACCAAACAAGTGGATTTTCTACTTTTGAAGGGTTAAAAAATTTTGACAATTGGGATAGTAGTGATTTTGCTTTAGAAAAAACGATTAGAGATTTAAAAGACATTTCCTTAGTATCAGAACCATCGACAACTTTTCATTATTCAAATATAAACTATCAAATTTTAGGTCTAATTATAGAAAAAGTATCTAAATTAACTTATGAACAATATATAGAAAAAAATATATTTAATAAATTAAATATGAAAAATAGTTTTACCTCATTAAAGGATATAGATAAAACAAATATTGTACAAGGTCATAGACTTTGGTTTGGGCAAGCAGTTAAAAGTAATTTTCCATTTAGTAAAATATTACTTCCTGCTGGATATATAATATCAGATATTAAAGATATGAGTAAGTACTTAATAGCACAATTGAATAATGGAAAATACAAAAAAGAGCAAGTATTTTCATCTTCAATTATAAAACAAATACAAACACCAAGTTTTACAATAGTTAAAGATAAAATTCATTATAGTTTTGGATGGTTTGTTGATACAAGTGAAGAACCATATTTAAATCATCTTGGTGGTGCTCCAGGATATACAAGTATGATGATAATATATCCAAAAGAGAAACTAGGACTAATAGTATTAACAAATGCAACATCATATACACTTAATAATAAAGAATTAAATGGTTTAGCAGGTGGAATTATAGATATAATTAAAAATAAAAAAATAAAAAGTAATGAATTTGATATTATTTCAATATCTGCATATATAATTTTAAGTATATTATTAATACTTCAGTTATATTTATTTAATCATTTTATTAAAAATAATAAAAATAATTCGAAATCTAAAGTTATTTTATTACTTGTTTTTGACATAATAATCATAATACTATTATATTTTATTTTCCCTAGAATATACGATTTAACCTTCAGTACGTTTTTAATGTTTGTACCAGATATTGGATATTTAATATTAGGGTCGATTGTTTTAGCTACTTTAGATTTTATTACAAAAATCAGCTTTTTTATAGTTACTATTTCAAATCACATCCACAAGAAGTAA
- a CDS encoding cation diffusion facilitator family transporter, producing the protein MHSCDIGLNSHKPKIKEKHKHNHSDKHSHEHHHDHRTQDKKVLKIALVITFITMIAEFVFGFLSNSLALISDAIHMFTHSFALIISLIAIIIASKKAPIEKTFGYYRIEVLAAFVNGITIILSIVWIVYEALERYFNPSEIDLKTAGIVAIIGLIVNIVTGVILMQGDKENINLKSAFIHMLSDALSSIAIIIGYIVIYYTSWYFIDILLAILVAIVIGKWAYQVLKDSTNTLMESSPLDINEVKSFIQSRNEKIVDIHDIHIWEITQDMYNMTAHILINKDDIEEYENILHEINHSLEHEYSIVHTTLQLEFQRK; encoded by the coding sequence ATGCATAGTTGCGATATTGGGTTAAATTCTCATAAACCAAAAATAAAAGAAAAGCATAAACATAATCATTCTGATAAACATAGTCATGAACATCATCATGATCATAGAACACAGGATAAAAAAGTGCTTAAAATTGCATTGGTTATTACTTTTATAACGATGATAGCGGAGTTTGTATTTGGTTTTTTATCAAATTCTTTAGCTTTAATTTCAGATGCAATTCATATGTTTACGCACTCTTTTGCTCTAATAATCTCACTTATTGCGATTATAATTGCAAGTAAAAAAGCACCAATAGAAAAAACCTTTGGGTATTATCGTATTGAAGTATTAGCTGCTTTTGTAAATGGTATTACCATTATTCTTTCAATAGTGTGGATAGTTTATGAAGCCCTTGAGAGATATTTTAATCCTTCAGAAATTGATTTAAAAACAGCAGGAATAGTTGCTATTATTGGTTTAATTGTAAATATTGTTACTGGTGTTATTTTGATGCAAGGTGATAAAGAGAATATTAATCTAAAATCAGCTTTTATTCATATGTTATCTGATGCTTTATCTTCGATAGCCATAATAATAGGATATATCGTTATTTACTATACTTCTTGGTATTTCATTGATATTTTATTAGCAATTCTTGTTGCAATAGTTATTGGAAAGTGGGCATATCAAGTTTTAAAAGATTCTACAAATACTTTAATGGAAAGCTCACCTTTAGATATAAATGAAGTTAAAAGTTTTATACAATCAAGAAATGAGAAAATAGTAGATATCCATGATATACATATTTGGGAAATAACACAAGATATGTACAATATGACAGCTCATATTTTAATAAATAAAGATGATATAGAAGAGTATGAAAATATCTTACATGAAATAAATCATTCTTTAGAACATGAATATTCTATTGTTCATACTACTTTACAATTAGAGTTTCAAAGAAAGTAA
- a CDS encoding Panacea domain-containing protein → MKFDITKVANVILYMLNENVLHLNDRKLSILLFLMDFNHLENCEDTIFGEEYIKDKRNPEPRVLSELFDIIANQEDLDEEDERLFLIQEILDYIDIEVITKDKFIELQFIKMDEEFDETLFDKEELKTINKIITKYKDETARKIANACFQIDKVRQTQIGETII, encoded by the coding sequence TTGAAATTTGATATTACAAAAGTTGCTAACGTTATACTATATATGCTAAATGAAAATGTTTTACATCTAAATGATAGAAAACTATCTATATTACTATTTTTAATGGATTTTAATCATCTTGAAAATTGTGAAGATACAATATTTGGAGAAGAGTATATAAAAGATAAAAGAAACCCTGAGCCAAGAGTATTATCAGAGCTTTTTGATATCATTGCCAATCAAGAAGATTTAGATGAAGAAGACGAAAGACTGTTCTTAATACAAGAGATATTAGATTATATTGATATTGAAGTTATTACAAAAGATAAATTTATAGAATTACAATTTATCAAAATGGATGAAGAGTTCGACGAAACTTTATTTGATAAAGAAGAATTAAAAACTATTAATAAAATAATCACAAAATATAAAGATGAAACTGCTAGAAAAATTGCAAATGCATGTTTTCAAATAGATAAAGTTAGACAAACACAAATTGGAGAAACTATAATATAG